The window AGGCAATACCAGTGATTTGTGTGTTAATTTTCTTGGCGTTATTCTTGGTATAATTTTTAAAAATCTAAATCAATATCCCCAAAACGGCGTACTGAGTAAAGTCATCATTATGGTGTAAAATGCTGCAATACTAATAACTAGAATTATTGCGCCCTTGGTAGTCTTCTTCATGATGAGATAAACGATAATGTCAAACTTAAGGATTAGCATCCATATTTTTGTGCCCACTCGCTATTTGAAAATTCACTTACAGAACAAAACTCTGTACTCATACTACCATAACCTGATTCCAGTAACTGCTCGTTTAGATTTTCTCCGTTACAATATATCACACCTAAAATTCTACCATAGCTACCTTTTGTTTGTCCGTCATCCTCATCAACTATTACTGAAGATCCAATAGGGCATATTCCATTAATGAGATCTTTAGCTATTTTTCCATCTGATTCATTTAGTTCTAGTGCTGATGAGAGTGCAAATCTAATGTATTGCCCATCTACTTTGATTGTATCACCATCAATTACATCAGTTACCAATCCTTTGATACACCTTGCATTTCCAGTACATTCAGATACAAATGATTTTGTAATAGTTATGGTTGACTCTTCTTCTGTCTGAGAACTAGAAGTGTATTGATCAAGGGCAGTCTGAGCTTGCCAAGTTACTAATTGCTGCAATCCAAGTATTACTCCAATAATTGCAACAATTGAAATAGATATCAAAATCATACTAACTGGCTTCAATAATTTTTTAAAATTTTTTGAAAACTTAAGGATTTAGAAAAAAAGGAATGAAATTACTCAGTATCTAGGTAAACCATCGTCTTTGAGTTTCTTCCATCTCTTTTGTTCAGCAACTGCCTTGGCAGACAGATAGTTTGGAGGATTATTCATAGCCCTTGCCATCTTCTTCTTTCTTGCTTCCATTTGACCAGGTGTCATTGATCTCTCTCCTCAAAATAACATTTTGAAATATTCATACTAAAATCGATGAATCAGTGAATTATTTGTATATAATTTCGAGACTGTGGCATG is drawn from Candidatus Nitrosarchaeum limnium SFB1 and contains these coding sequences:
- a CDS encoding Micrococcal nuclease (thermonuclease)-like protein; translated protein: MILISISIVAIIGVILGLQQLVTWQAQTALDQYTSSSQTEEESTITITKSFVSECTGNARCIKGLVTDVIDGDTIKVDGQYIRFALSSALELNESDGKIAKDLINGICPIGSSVIVDEDDGQTKGSYGRILGVIYCNGENLNEQLLESGYGSMSTEFCSVSEFSNSEWAQKYGC